One genomic region from Heterodontus francisci isolate sHetFra1 chromosome 14, sHetFra1.hap1, whole genome shotgun sequence encodes:
- the tmem258 gene encoding transmembrane protein 258, translated as MELEAMTRYTSPVNPAVFPHLTVVLLAIGMFFTAWFFVYEVTSTKYTRDIYKELLISLVASLFMGFGVLFLLLWVGIYV; from the exons atg GAGCTGGAGGCTATGACCAGATATacaagcccagtcaaccctgctgtCTTCCCACACTTGACAGTGGTTCTTCTTGCAATTGGAATGTTCTTTACTGCATGGTTCTTTGT ATATGAGGTAACATCTACAAAATACACACGAGATATCTACAAAGAGCTCCTGATTTCCCTAGTAGCTTCTCTCTTTATGGGATTTGGAGTACTTTTCCTCTTGCTTTGGGTTGGGATCTACGTATGA